A single genomic interval of Lathyrus oleraceus cultivar Zhongwan6 chromosome 7, CAAS_Psat_ZW6_1.0, whole genome shotgun sequence harbors:
- the LOC127100580 gene encoding fatty acid amide hydrolase, giving the protein MYIEFIYFIYIYIYFHFSVHLLKINKFPRLMDFFKSKGVVYKSVTDVNLGPDSTEFYLQANVKAPRMAGIVVKIFSWLLESIFGNFLLYMLKRNNLIHKHITNADIEESPLYVPSHQFEDHKEQEIKCLDSALTSPEKVHLAIDCLPTTLEKPINGTKASFNRWTIMDYFGAYTSQDITPNMVAERFIASVNESSKPPLQMGFFINYNVEDILKQANESTLRYQKGEPISVLDGVLVAVKDEIDCLPYPTTGGTKWLHKQRSCTDDACCVKRLRLCGAILVGKTNMHELGAGTSGINPHYGASRNPYDVNRIAGGSSSGSASVVSAGLCPIALGVDGGGSVRMPAALCGVVGLKPTFGRIPHDGVLPLNWTVGMVGILAGTVEDSLIAYAAISGQIPSHQPSSLPAKINLPLLPLTKSLSDIKLAKYDKWFDDCSDDIRICCSHALSKLHGQYGWKIEDVTLPEIEEMRLAHYLTIASECHTALDSFRNKKLAEFGWDARVAVNIYSAFSSMEYIKAQKMRNRQLQFYKKIFSKADVIVSPMTGVTAYQIQNDALKTGELDYVNGAALIRYSIAGNFLGLPAVTVPVGYDKLGLPIGLQLIGKPWAEATLIHLAFAMQSICLSEYRKPAIFYDLLRKN; this is encoded by the exons ATGTACATCGAGTTCAtctattttatatatatatatatatatttccaTTTTTCTGTTCATCTTCTAAAGATTAACAAATTCCCTAGACTAATGGATTTCTTCAAAAGCAAAGGTGTGGTTTACAAGTCTGTGACAGATGTGAACTTAGGCCCTGATAGCACTGAATTCTATCTCCAAGCCAATGTTAAAG CTCCGCGCATGGCTGGGATTGTGGTCAAGATTTTCAGTTGGCTGTTGGAGAGTATATTTGGAAATTTTCTATTGTATATGTTGAAAAGAAATAATCTTATTCATAAG CATATTACAAATGCAGATATAGAAGAATCACCACTTTATGTTCCCTCACATCAATTTGAAG ATCACAAAGAACAAGAAATCAAATGCTTGGATTCTGCTTTGACTTCACCAGAAAAAGTTCATCTTGCAATAGATTGTTTACCTACAACTTTGGAAAAACCAATTAATGGAACAAAAGCTTCGTTTAATCGGTGGACCATAATGGACTATTTCGGAGCCTACACCTCACAAGATATAACACCAAACATGGTTGCAGAAAGATTTATAGCTTCTGTTAATGAATCTTCAAAACCTCCACTTCAAATGGGATTCTTCATCAACTACAATGTTGAAGATATACTAAAACAAGCAAATGAATCAACTCTTCGGTATCAGAAAG GGGAACCTATCTCTGTGCTTGATGGAGTTCTTGTTGCTGTCAAGGATGAAATAGACTGTTTACCATATCCTACTACAG GGGGTACAAAATGGCTGCATAAACAAAGGTCTTGTACGGATGACGCTTGCTGCGTTAAGCGTTTAAGATTATGCGGCGCCATACTTGTTGGAAAGACTAATATGCATGAACTTGGCGCGGGAACTAGCGGTATAAATCCACATTACGG GGCTTCTAGAAATCCATATGATGTCAATAGGATTGCAGGAGGTTCTTCCAGTGGATCTGCTTCGGTGGTGTCCGCAGGGTTGTGTCCTATTGCTCTTGGTGTCGATGGGGGAGGTTCTGTAAGGATGCCTGCAGCACTTTGTGGTGTTGTCGGTCTAAAACCGACTTTTGGCCGTATACCTCATGACGG AGTTCTTCCTCTAAACTGGACAGTTGGAATGGTTGGAATACTAGCAGGCACGGTTGAGGATTCATTGATCGC TTACGCAGCAATCAGCGGCCAAATTCCGTCTCATCAGCCCTCTAGTTTGCCT GCCAAGATAAATCTTCCACTGCTGCCTTTAACAAAGTCCTTATCAGACATCAAGTTGGCAAAGTATGACAAG TGGTTTGATGATTGTAGTGATGATATCAGAATATGCTGTTCTCATGCTCTGAGCAAACTCCACGGTCAATATGGTTGGAAG ATTGAAGATGTAACTTTACCAGAAATCGAAGAGATGCGCCTAGCACATTATCTAACAATTGCATCAGAGTGTCACACTGCTCTTGATTCCTTTCGAAATAA AAAATTAGCCGAATTTGGATGGGATGCAAGGGTAGCAGTTAACATCTATAGTGCTTTCAGCAGCATGGAGTATATTAAAGCTCAGAAGATGAG GAACCGTCAATTGCAGTTTTACAAGAAAATATTTTCCAAAGCAGATGTGATTGTGTCGCCAATGACAGG TGTGACTGCATACCAAATTCAAAACGATGCACTCAAGACAGGCGAACTCGACTATGTCAACGGAG CTGCACTTATTCGCTATTCCATAGCAGGAAACTTCCTCGGACTCCCTGCTGTCACTGTTCCG GTTGGATATGATAAATTGGGTTTACCAATTGGTCTTCAGCTTATAGGAAAGCCTTGGGCTGAAGCAACACTGATTCACTTGGCATTTGCAATGCAG AGTATATGCTTGTCAGAATACAGAAAGCCAGCTATATTTTATGATCTGCTGAGAAAAAATTAA